Below is a genomic region from Microbispora sp. ZYX-F-249.
TGCGAAGACCTGTCCGCCCTGGTGGACGAGGTCGTCTGCGCGACCACTCCGACCCCGTTCTTCTCGGTGGGGGAGTTGTACTGGAACTTCGCGCAGACCGCCGACGAGGAGGTGCGCGAGTTGCTCCGCGCGGCGGCCTCGGCGCGGGCGTGGGCCCCGCCCGCCCGCACCGACCTCGCGATCCTGCGCTCGGAGCTCGTGCATACGCGCGACGGCGCGCCCCCGGACGAGGTGTTGTTCCACATCGTGGGCGACGCGCGGTTCGTGCTGATCGGCGAGGCGTCGCACGGCACCCACGAGTTCTACGCGGCGCGCGCCCGCATGACGCGGCGGCTGATTGAGGAGAAGGGCTTCGTCGCCGTGGCCGTGGAGGCCGACTGGCCCGACGCGTACCGGGTGAACCGGTACGTCCGCGGCCGCGGCGACGACGCGACCGCGGAGGAGGCGCTGCGCGGCTTCGCGCGTTTCCCCACGTGGATGTGGCGCAACGCGGACGTCCTCGACTTCCTCGGGTGGCTGCGCGAGCACAACGAGCGGCTGGACGAGCGGGCGCGGGCCGGTTTCTACGGGCTCGACCTCTACAGCCTGCACCGCTCGGCCGATGAGGTCGTCGCCTACCTGGAGAAGGTGGACCCGGGCGCGGCGGAACGGGCCCGCGACCGGTACGCCTGCTTCGACCACAGCGACGGCGACGACGGGCAGGCGTACGGCTTCGCCGCCGCCTTCGGCGCGGGGGAGTCGTGCGAGCGGCGGGTGGTCGACCAGCTCGTCGACCTCCAGCGCAACGCGCTGCGCTACCAGCGGGCGCAGGGGCTGCTCGGCGAGGACGAGTTCTTCCACGCCGAGCGGAACGCGGCGGTCGTGGCCGCCGCCGAGCGGTACTACCGCACGATGTTCGGCGGCCGGGTGTCGTCGTGGAACCTGCGCGACCGGCACATGGCCGACACCCTGTTCGCGCTGGCCGAGCACCTCGGCTGGCAGCGCGGCGAGCCGGCGAGGATCGTGGTGTGGGCGCACAACTCCCACCTCGGCGACGCGCGGGCGACGGAGATGGGCGCGCGCGGCGAGCTCAACCTCGGCCGGCTGGTGCGCGAGCACAATCCGGATGACTGCCGGCTCGTCGGCTTCACCACCTACACCGGCACCGTCACGGCGGCCGGCGACTGGGGCCGCCCGGCCGAGCGGAAGAACGTGCGCCCGGCGCTGCCCGGCTCGGTCGAGGAGCTGTTCCACGAGGCCGGGTACAAGGAGTTCCTGCTCGACTTCGTTCACTCGGTCCGGGCGGCGGACCTGCTGCGCAGGGCGCTGCTTGAACGCGCCATCGGCGTCGTCTACCGCCCGGACACGGAACGGCAGAGCCACTACTTCCAGACCCGGCTGTCCGACCAGTTCGACGCGGTGATCCACATCGACGAGACCGGCGCGCTGGAGCCCCTGGAGCGTATGGCCCGGTGGGAGCGCGGAGAGGTCCCGGAGACCTACCCGGTGGCGGTCTGAGACCCGGACAGCAGGGTTCCAGCAGGCCCACCGTTCGGGGGATGGATCGTATGGCGAACGCATGGACGTTCGAGGGGCAGCCGGCCGCCCTGGGCGCCGGCACCGTAACGCTCGTCGAGGGGAGCTCGTTCTGCGTCTCCTCCTGGAACGGCGACATCCGGCCCGGCGGGCCCCAGGGCGTCTACCACGCCGACACCCGGCTGCTGTCCCGCTGGGAACTGCGGGTGGACGACGCGCCGATCGAGCCGCTCCAGGTGCTGGCGGGCGAGCCGTACCACGCCGCGTTCCTCGGCCGGACGCAGCCGAGGCCGGGGCGCGCGGAGAGCACCCTGATGGTGGTGCGGGACCGGTACGTCGGTGGCGGCCTGCGTGAGGACCTGCTGCTGCGCAACCTTTCCGACGAGTCGGCCGGCTGCGTGGTGGACGTCCACATCGGCTCCGACATCGCCGACCTGTTCGAGGTGAAGATCAACCGTGTTCGGCACGTCCCCGACGTCGACCTGGTGCCCGAGGGGACGAGCCTGCGTGTCTACTCGCTGAGCCGCGCGCGTGGCGCCATGATCAGGACCGCCGACGCGCTGGCCGTTCCCGGGCTGCTCGGCTTCCGCGTGGCCGTGCCGGCCCGGGGGGAGTGGAGGGCGACCCTCCAGGTGAATCCGATCATCGACGGTGAGGAGTCGCAGGCGTGGTTCTCCACGCGCCATCCCGTCGAGCGCGCCGGGCCCGCGGTGCGCCTGGCGGCCTGGCAGCGGCACGGCCCGTACGTGGTCACGGACCATCCCGGGCTGGCCAGGACGCTCCGGCGGTCGAAGGAGGACCTGGGGTCGCTGCGACTGTACGAGCCCGGGCCCCCGGACGAGCCGCCCACGATCGCCGCCGGTGCGCCGTGGTTCATGACGCTGTTCGGCCGCGACTCACTGCTGACCTCATGGATGGCGCTGCCGCTCGACCAGTCGCCGGCGCTCGGCACGCTGCGCCGCCTGGCCAGGCTCCAGGGCACGAAGGTCGACCCGCTGTCGGAGGAGGAGCCCGGGAAGATCCCGCACGAGCTGCGGTTCGGCGCGCGGTCGGGCGTCTCCCCCCACGGCGGTGCCTGCTACTACGGCTCGGTCGACGCCACCCCGCTGTACGTCGTCCTCCTCGCCGAGCTGCGCCGCTGGGGCATCCATCGCGAGGCCGTGGAGGAGCTCATGCCGCACGCCGACGCGGCGCTGTCGTGGATCGGGGAGTACGGCGAGCGCGCGGGCCCGATCGAGGGGTTGCTCTGGTACCGCCGCAAGACCGACAAGGGCCTGGTCAACCAGGGCTGGAAGGACTCCTTCGACGGGGTGAACTTCGCCGACGGAACCCTGGCCCGCGCGCCCATCGCCCTGGCAGAGGCGCAGGGCTACGTCTACGCCGCCTACATCGCGCGCAGCCACTTCGCGCACGAGGCGGGCGACCACGAGACCGAGCGCTGCTACACCGAGCGGGCGTGCTCCCTCCGCCGCATGTTCAACGAGCTCTTCTGGCTTCCGGAGCGGGGCTGTTACGCGGTCGGACTGGACCGCGAGGGCAGGCCGATCGACAGCGTGGCCTCCAACATGGGCCACTGCCTGTGGACCGGCATCGCGGACGAGGACAAGGCCGAGTACGTGGCCTGGCACCTACTGTCGGAGGAGATGTTCACCGGGTTCGGCGTCCGCACAATCGCCTCGTCGATGGGTGCCTACAACCCGATGAGCTACCACAACGGATCGGTGTGGCCGCACGACAACGCCCTGATCGTGTCGGGCCTGATGCGCTACGGGTTCGTCGCCGAGGCACAGCGGGTGGCCATGGGCCTGCTGGACGCGGCGGAGGCGTTCGGCGGGCGGCTCCCTGAGCTCTTCTGCGGGTTCGACAGGAAGGAGTTCCCCGTCCCGGTGCCCTATCCCACGTCGTGCTCCCCCCAGGCGTGGGCGGCGGCGAGCCCCGTCCAGATCACGCGAGCACTGCTGCGCTTCGACCCCTGGATCCCGTACGGCCGGCTGTGGGTGGCCCCGGTGCTGCCGGAGGAGTTCGGCGAGCTGAGGATCACCGGGTTACCGCTGGCCGGTGGCCGAGTCAACCTCGTGGTGTGGGGTAGCGGCGAGACCAAGTTGAGCGGACTGCCCCCGGAGATCGAGGTGCACTGCGCGCCCCGCCCATCGGTCAGCACGCTCGTCGGCCACCACGACCAGTTCTCGAGCGAGCCGTGAACGACGACCCGCCCGCGCGGGACCCGCGGTTCGGGGACCACCCATCGGTCATCCGGTACGCGCGCAACAATCTGGACGTGCGGCTGCTGAAGGTGCTCGCCGCGGCCGAACGCGTGATTCTCTATGTGGTGTCGGCAGTGCTGCTGGCGATCGCGGGCGGCATCGTCATCATGTTGTTCGCCATGGTGGTGCGCGGCGGCGTGGGGTGGACGGAGAAGGTCGTCGTCGTCATCGAGGACCTCCTCCTCGTCCTCATCGTCCTGGAGATCTTCGCCACCGTCCTGACCCATCTGGAGGGCGGCCGGCTGCGGCTCGAGCCGTTCATCATCGTCGGCATCATCGCCGTCGTACGGCACATCATGTCGGTGGTGGTGCGGCTGACCGTGTCGATGACGGCGGCGGAGAGCCGTGAGCAGTTCACCGAGATGGCGGTCTACGCGGGGGTGGCTGTCCTGCTCACTACCGCACTGGCCCTGGCGCGGTGGTCACAGTGGAAGGTTCAGCAGAACCCTGATCCGAAGCTCGGTCCTGTTCAGGGCGATGAGGCCGGGTAAGAGTGCGCCGGGCCGGCCAGGGCGGGCCGGCTTTTCCTGCTCGGTGAGGCGGGGCATCCGCCCGTCCGGATTTCGCCGGGGGGTATGGCGCTCCTTACGCTGGATCAGGGTTTGGCCGGTTTGCCAGGGGTCAGGACTCGGCCGCCTCAATCACGCGTCCTGCTCGTCCCGCCAGCCGCTGGGTTCGGGATGGTAGCCGTAAGCGGCGGCCCGCACCGTCTCCTCGTCCTCCAGCCCAGAACCGATCGTGCCACCGACGGTGGCCAGCGAGCTGATGATCCAGGCCAGGTTCAAATAGGCGGTGAAATCGACCGGCCGATGCAGGTTCCGTTCCAGCATGGATGTGTCGATCAGCAGCGCCGCGACGAGTATCGTTCCGACGAACAGCACCAGATAGGACACCGCGGCGGCCAGGGTTAGGGTGAGGACCGTGCCCAGGTTGAACAGCCGGGCCAGCTCAGCCGGTGTCTCCCGATCCGGTTTCTCCCACAGGTCGTGGCCAACGATCAGCCAGGCCACCAGCCCGAGAAGCATGATCACGGTGAGGCGGAGTCCGCCGAGCGCATCGCCCATCTCCCAAATGGTGTTGGTGGTGAGTGCGAACGCGGCCGTGCCAAAGGCGCCAGCCAGCAGTTTGGACAGGCCCAGCAGGGCGCGCCCCGGGCGGTTGGCCCGGACCATTCCAGTCAGCAGCCGAATCCGGCCGATCAGCCCCGAGGCGACGTAGCCCAGTTCCCCGGCATCGGCCTCGCCAACCACCCGGTGAATGGCGGCAACCTGGCCGGTCAGCTCCGCCGGTGCCCGGCCGTGCGGTGGCACCCGCTCCTGGGAAGCGTCAGCGATGAGCTGGCCCACGAGACCCGGAACGGCCGCGCGAAGCGCTCGCAGTTGGCGCAGCCCCAGCGCGGGCAAGGATACCGTCGCGACTCGGCGCCGGGTGGACGTCTGCGCCACCAGTGGCATCCGCTCGGTGTGCAGCGGCAGGTCGGTCAGGCAGATCGCGACGTCCCACCGGGCCTCGGCACGCCGACGGGCAAGATCGTCGAGCAGTGCTTCAACGCCGCCGTCACGGCGCGGAGCCACTTCACCCCAGCCTTTCCGTACGGTCCACCGCAAATCCCGCCGTCCCGACACTGTTCTGGCAGGTCGAAGCCGTGATCACGAAAGAGTGATCACGGCTTTTCTGTTTCTCGTTTGTTGCTCGGAGGAGTCGTCAGTTGCCGACACCCCGCTGCCTCCCGTTGCCGCAGGCTGCCGCCCTTTCCGAGGCTCCGGAGCCAGTGTGGTCGCCAAGTGTTCAAACCGGCTGGCCGCAACGATTGATAGCAAATGATCTACAATGTAAAGAAAAACTCGCAAATATCTCAGGAACAGGCGTCACAGCCTTGTGCTCAGCGAATATAACTAGCTGCGAGGGTCAAGCGACGAGCGGGAAAGGCGCCAGTGCCTGGGCCGCCTCGATGAAGGCACGGACCGCATCCCAGGCGGTGGTCGAGCTGAAGGGGGTGGATCAGCACATCCCGCAGCTCGATCAGCGACATTGGCCGGCGGGGAAGGCCGTGCCCGACCTCCCTGCCGTCGACGGCGAGGCTGCTGGGCGCGCAGGCGAGCGTTCGGAAGGCGCGCTCGGCGATGTCCAGGGGTGACCGGTCCTGGCCGGCCCTGGCCGGCACTGTCGGATGGATTCGTGCTCATCGGGTTCTCCACGGCGAGAGGGATTTCGCTTCGTCGAACCCGGTTGTAGGAGAGGCCTCTGGCACGGCTCCGGCGCCAATCTCCGACTGCTTCTGGCGCGCCTCTGGCGTTTGGTG
It encodes:
- a CDS encoding erythromycin esterase family protein; protein product: MTDRLFSDRRDAGRVLAGLLGHYRGLPDVVVLGLPRGGVPVAYEVATALGHPLDVFLVRKLGTPGREELAMGAIAGGGVVVLNEDVTRALAIPSETIREVAQREARELARWERAYRGELPTPELRGKIVILVDDGLATGASMRAAIRAVRQREPAEIVVAVPAVPESTCEDLSALVDEVVCATTPTPFFSVGELYWNFAQTADEEVRELLRAAASARAWAPPARTDLAILRSELVHTRDGAPPDEVLFHIVGDARFVLIGEASHGTHEFYAARARMTRRLIEEKGFVAVAVEADWPDAYRVNRYVRGRGDDATAEEALRGFARFPTWMWRNADVLDFLGWLREHNERLDERARAGFYGLDLYSLHRSADEVVAYLEKVDPGAAERARDRYACFDHSDGDDGQAYGFAAAFGAGESCERRVVDQLVDLQRNALRYQRAQGLLGEDEFFHAERNAAVVAAAERYYRTMFGGRVSSWNLRDRHMADTLFALAEHLGWQRGEPARIVVWAHNSHLGDARATEMGARGELNLGRLVREHNPDDCRLVGFTTYTGTVTAAGDWGRPAERKNVRPALPGSVEELFHEAGYKEFLLDFVHSVRAADLLRRALLERAIGVVYRPDTERQSHYFQTRLSDQFDAVIHIDETGALEPLERMARWERGEVPETYPVAV
- a CDS encoding amylo-alpha-1,6-glucosidase, with the translated sequence MANAWTFEGQPAALGAGTVTLVEGSSFCVSSWNGDIRPGGPQGVYHADTRLLSRWELRVDDAPIEPLQVLAGEPYHAAFLGRTQPRPGRAESTLMVVRDRYVGGGLREDLLLRNLSDESAGCVVDVHIGSDIADLFEVKINRVRHVPDVDLVPEGTSLRVYSLSRARGAMIRTADALAVPGLLGFRVAVPARGEWRATLQVNPIIDGEESQAWFSTRHPVERAGPAVRLAAWQRHGPYVVTDHPGLARTLRRSKEDLGSLRLYEPGPPDEPPTIAAGAPWFMTLFGRDSLLTSWMALPLDQSPALGTLRRLARLQGTKVDPLSEEEPGKIPHELRFGARSGVSPHGGACYYGSVDATPLYVVLLAELRRWGIHREAVEELMPHADAALSWIGEYGERAGPIEGLLWYRRKTDKGLVNQGWKDSFDGVNFADGTLARAPIALAEAQGYVYAAYIARSHFAHEAGDHETERCYTERACSLRRMFNELFWLPERGCYAVGLDREGRPIDSVASNMGHCLWTGIADEDKAEYVAWHLLSEEMFTGFGVRTIASSMGAYNPMSYHNGSVWPHDNALIVSGLMRYGFVAEAQRVAMGLLDAAEAFGGRLPELFCGFDRKEFPVPVPYPTSCSPQAWAAASPVQITRALLRFDPWIPYGRLWVAPVLPEEFGELRITGLPLAGGRVNLVVWGSGETKLSGLPPEIEVHCAPRPSVSTLVGHHDQFSSEP
- a CDS encoding phosphate-starvation-inducible PsiE family protein, with the protein product MNDDPPARDPRFGDHPSVIRYARNNLDVRLLKVLAAAERVILYVVSAVLLAIAGGIVIMLFAMVVRGGVGWTEKVVVVIEDLLLVLIVLEIFATVLTHLEGGRLRLEPFIIVGIIAVVRHIMSVVVRLTVSMTAAESREQFTEMAVYAGVAVLLTTALALARWSQWKVQQNPDPKLGPVQGDEAG